A genomic window from Oryctolagus cuniculus chromosome 12, mOryCun1.1, whole genome shotgun sequence includes:
- the THBS1 gene encoding thrombospondin-1, which yields MGLAWGLSVLFLLQVCGSNHIPESGGDNSVFDIFELTGAARKGSGRRLVKGPDPSSPAYRIEDANLIPPVPDDKFQDLVDAVRAEKGFLFLASLRQMKKTRGTLLALERKDHSGQVFSVVSNGKAGTLDLSLTVQGKQHVVSVEEALLATGHWKSITLFVQEDRAQLYIDCEKMENAELDVPIQSIFTRDLANVARLRIAKGGVNDNFQGALQNVRFVFGTTPEDILRNKGCSSASTNVLLTLDNNVVNGSSPAIRTNYIGHKTKDLQAICGISCDELSNIFLELRGLRTIVTTLQDSIRKVTEENKELANELRKPPLCYHNGVQYRNNEEWTVDSCTECRCQNSVTICKKVSCPIMPCSNATVPDGECCPRCWPSDSADDGWSPWSEWTSCSVTCGNGIQQRGRSCDSLNNRCEGSSVQTRTCHIQECDKRFKQDGGWSHWSPWSSCSVTCGDGVITRIRLCNSPSPQMNGKPCEGEARETKACKKDACPINGGWGPWSPWDICSVTCGGGVQKRSRLCNNPVPQFGGKDCVGDVTENQICNKQDCPIDGCLSNPCFAGVKCTSYPDGSWKCGACPPGYSGNGIQCKDVDECKEVPDACFNHNGEHRCKNTDPGYNCLPCPPRYTGTQPFGRGVEHAMAHKQVCKPRNPCTDGTHDCNKNAKCNYLGHYSDPMYRCECKPGYAGNGIICGEDTDLDGWPNENLVCVANATYHCKKDNCPNLPNSGQEDYDKDGIGDACDDDDDNDKIPDDRDNCPFHYNPAQYDYDRDDVGDRCDNCPYNHNPDQADTDNNGEGDACAADIDGDGILNERDNCQYVYNVDQRDTDMDGVGDQCDNCPLEHNPDQLDSDSDRIGDTCDNNQDIDEDGHQNNLDNCPYVPNANQADHDKDGKGDACDHDDDNDGIPDDRDNCRLVPNPDQKDSDGDGRGDACKDDFDHDNVPDIDDICPENVDISETDFRRFQMIPLDPKGTSQNDPNWVVRHQGKELVQTVNCDPGLAVGYDEFNAVDFSGTFFINTERDDDYAGFVFGYQSSSRFYVVMWKQVTQSYWDTNPTRAQGYSGLSVKVVNSTTGPGEHLRNALWHTGNTPGQVRTLWHDPRHIGWKDFTAYRWRLSHRPKTGFIRVVMYEGKKIMADSGPIYDKTYAGGRLGMFVFSQEMVFFSDLKYECRDS from the exons ATGGGGCTGGCCTGGGGACTCAGTGTCCTGTTCCTGCTGCAGGTGTGTGGCAGCAACCACATTCCAG AATCTGGGGGAGACAACAGCGTGTTTGACATCTTTGAACTCACCGGGGCTGCCCGCAAGGGCTCTGGGCGCCGGCTCGTGAAGGGTCCTGACCCTTCCAGCCCTGCTTACCGCATCGAAGATGCCAACCTGATCCCCCCGGTGCCTGACGACAAGTTCCAGGACCTAGTGGATGCTGTGCGCGCAGAGAAAGGTTtcctcttcctggcctccctgagGCAGATGAAGAAGACCCGGGGCACGCTGCTGGCTTTGGAGCGGAAAGACCACTCTGGCCAGGTCTTCAGCGTGGTCTCCAACGGCAAGGCGGGCACCCTGGACCTGAGCCTGACCGTGCAGGGGAAGCAGCATGTGGTGTCGGTGGAGGAAGCTCTGCTGGCGACCGGCCACTGGAAGAGCATCACCCTGTTTGTGCAGGAAGACAGGGCCCAGCTGTACATCGACTGCGAGAAGATGGAGAATGCTGAGCTGGACGTCCCCATCCAGAGCATCTTCACCAGGGACCTGGCCAACGTGGCCAGGCTCCGCATCGCCAAGGGAGGCGTTAATGACAACTTCCAG GGGGCACTGCAGAATGTGCGGTTTGTCTTTGGAACCACACCAGAAGACATCCTCAGGAACAAAGGCTGCTCCAGTG CATCCACCAATGTCCTTCTCACCCTTGACAACAATGTGGTGAACGGGTCCAGCCCTGCCATCCGCACTAACTACATTGGCCACAAGACAAAGGACCTGCAGGCCATCTGTGGCATCTCCTGTGATGAGCTGTCCAACATATTCCTGGAACTCAGGGGCCTGCGCACCATCGTGACCACGCTGCAGGACAGCATTCGCAAAGTG aCTGAAGAGAACAAAGAGCTGGCCAATGAGCTGAGGAAGCCTCCCCTCTGCTATCACAATGGGGTCCAGTACAGGAATAACGAGGAATGGACCGTGGACAGCTGCACTGAGTGTCGCTGTCAG AACTCAGTCACCATCTGCAAAAAGGTGTCCTGCCCCATTATGCCCTGCTCCAATGCCACAGTTCCTGATGGAGAATGCTGCCCGCGGTGTTGGC ccagtgactcagcagatgatggctggtCTCCGTGGTCTGAGTGGACCTCTTGCTCTGTGACATGTGGCAATGGAATTCAGCAGCGTGGCCGCTCCTGTGACAGCCTCAACAACCGATGCGAGGGCTCCTCGGTCCAGACGCGGACCTGCCACATCCAGGAATGTGACAAGAGAT TTAAACAGGACGGCGGCTGGAGCCACTGGTCCCCGTGGTCATCCTGTTCTGTGACATGTGGAGATGGTGTGATCACAAGGATCCGGCTCTGCAACTCTCCCAGCCCCCAGATGAATGGGAAACCATGTGAAGGCGAAGCTCGGGAGACCAAGGCCTGCAAGAAAGATGCCTGCCCCA TCAATGGCGGCTGGGGTCCTTGGTCTCCATGGGACATCTGTTCTGTCACCTGTGGAGGAGGGGTGCAGAAACGAAGCCGGCTCTGCAACAACCCCGTGCCCCAGTTTGGAGGCAAGGACTGCGTTGGTGATGTGACAGAAAACCAGATCTGCAACAAGCAGGACTGTCCAATCG ATGGATGTCTGTCCAATCCCTGCTTTGCCGGTGTCAAGTGTACTAGCTACCCTGACGGCAGCTGGAAATGCGGTGCTTGTCCCCCTGGGTATAGTGGCAATGGCATCCAGTGCAAAGATGTCGATGAG TGCAAAGAAGTGCCTGACGCCTGCTTCAACCACAACGGGGAGCACAGGTGTAAGAACACAGACCCTGGCTAcaactgcctgccctgccctccacgCTACACTGGCACGCAGCCTTTCGGAAGGGGTGTTGAACATGCCATGGCCCACAAACAG GTGTGCAAACCACGCAACCCCTGCACAGATGGGACACATGACTGCAACAAGAATGCCAAGTGTAACTACCTGGGCCACTACAGTGACCCCATGTACCGGTGTGAGTGCAAGCCTGGCTATGCTGGCAATGGCATCATCTGTGGGGAGGACACAGACCTCGATGGCTGGCCTAATGAGAACCTGGTGTGTGTGGCCAACGCAACTTACCACTGCAAAAAG GATAACTGCCCCAACCTCCCCAACTCGGGGCAGGAAGACTATGACAAGGATGGAATCGGAGATGCCTGTGATGATGACGATGACAATGACAAAATCCCAGATGATAGg GACAACTGTCCGTTCCATTACAACCCAGCCCAGTATGACTATGACCGAGATGATGTGGGTGACCGCTGTGACAACTGCCCCTACAACCACAATCCAGACCAGGCAGACACAGACAACAACGGGGAAGgagatgcctgtgctgcagacaTTGATGGGGATG GTATACTCAATGAACGAGACAACTGCCAGTATGTCTACAATGTGGACCAGAGGGACACTGACATGGATGGGGTTGGAGATCAGTGTGACAACTGCCCCCTGGAACACAATCCCGATCAG CTGGACTCTGACTCGGATCGCATTGGAGACACCTGTGACAACAATCAGGATATTGATGAAGATGGCCACCAGAACAATTTGGACAACTGTCCCTATGTGCCCAATGCCAACCAGGCTGACCACGATAAAGATGGCAAGGGGGACGCCTGTGACCATGATGATGACAATGACGGCATTCCTGACGACAGGGACAACTGCAGACTTGTGCCCAATCCTGACCAGAAGGACTCTGATG GTGATGGTCGAGGTGATGCTTGCAAAGATGATTTTGACCATGACAACGTGCCAGACATCGATGACATCTGTCCTGAGAATGTTGACATCAGTGAGACTGACTTCCGCCGGTTCCAGATGATTCCTCTGGACCCCAAGGGGACATCCCAAAATGATCCTAACTGGGTTGTACGCCATCAGGGTAAAGAACTCGTCCAAACTGTCAACTGTGATCCTGGACTTGCCGTAG GTTATGATGAATTTAACGCTGTGGACTTCAGTGGCACCTTCTTCATCAACACTGAAAGGGATGATGACTATGCTGGATTTGTGTTTGGCTACCAGTCTAGCAGCCGCTTCTATGTTGTGATGTGGAAGCAAGTCACCCAATCCTACTGGGACACCAACCCCACGAGGGCTCAGGGATACTCAGGCCTCTCTGTGAAGGTTGTGAACTCCACCACAGGGCCTGGTGAGCACCTGAGGAatgcactgtggcacacaggAAACACTCCTGGCCAG GTGCGTACCCTGTGGCATGACCCTCGTCACATAGGCTGGAAAGATTTCACTGCTTACAGATGGCGTCTCAGCCACAGGCCAAAGACAGGTTTCATTAG AGTGGTAATgtatgaaggaaagaaaatcatgGCTGACTCAGGCCCCATCTATGACAAAACCTATGCTGGCGGTAGACTAGGGATGTTTGTC